One Cucurbita pepo subsp. pepo cultivar mu-cu-16 chromosome LG11, ASM280686v2, whole genome shotgun sequence DNA window includes the following coding sequences:
- the LOC111805242 gene encoding cytokinin dehydrogenase 5-like produces the protein MMTTKLLLAFAFCRLIATVGLHMGPTAELPRLGIDGLLSVDPSDVQIASVDFGLMRRNPPLAVLHPASADDVARLIRAAAAEEEGEYGGFTVSARGHGHSINGQTQTGNGVVIEMNGGGRRHRRGGDRSAPPQPVVAEKEKFVDVWGGELWIDVLKSTLGYGLAPRSWTDYLYLSVGGTLSNGGISGQAFNHGPQISNVHELDVVTGNGEIIKCSNEENPDLFHAVLGGLGQFGIITRARILLEPAPQRVRWIRVLYSNFEAFTKDQEWLISLHAKPENEKFDYVEGFVIVDEALINNWRSSFFSPANPVKISSFNNKPDGGVLYCLEITKNYHETASPTVDQEVEALLKELDYIPESVFTTDLAYVDFLDRVHKAELKLRSKGLWDVPHPWLNLFVPKSRIADFDRGIFKGILGNNTSGPILIYPMNKHKWDPRSSAVVPEDDVFYLVALLRSALDNGEPTQSLEYLSDQNHQILAFCAKEGIKVKQYLPHYTTEREWAEHFGDKWPEFQQRKMKFDPRHILATGQRIFPPFTTVNAAVSR, from the exons ATGATGACTACTAAGCTTCTCTTAGCCTTTGCCTTCTGTCGTTTGATAGCCACCGTAGGACTCCACATGGGTCCGACGGCGGAGCTTCCCCGCCTCGGAATCGACGGCCTACTTTCCGTCGACCCCTCCGACGTCCAAATCGCTTCTGTCGATTTCGGCCTCATGAGGCGGAATCCTCCTCTCGCTGTCTTACACCCAGCCTCCGCTGATGACGTGGCCAGATTAATCCGggcagcggcggcggaggaggaagGGGAGTATGGTGGGTTTACGGTGTCAGCGAGAGGGCATGGACATTCGATAAATGGGCAAACGCAGACAGGGAATGGGGTGGTGATTGAAATGAACGGCGGTGGAAGACGGCACCGACGCGGCGGCGATAGGAGTGCTCCGCCGCAACCTGTGGTGGCggagaaagagaaatttgTGGATGTATGGGGCGGTGAGCTGTGGATTGACGTGCTGAAATCGACTTTGGGGTATGGGTTGGCGCCGAGATCGTGGACggattatttgtatttatccGTCGGCGGGACACTCTCCAACGGCGGAATCAGCGGCCAAGCCTTCAACCACGGCCCTCAGATCAGCAATGTCCATGAACTCGACGTCGTGACag GAAACGGGGAGATAATCAAATGTTCAAACGAAGAAAATCCAGATCTTTTCCACGCAGTTCTTGGTGGATTAGGACAATTTGGGATCATAACACGAGCAAGAATCCTGCTCGAACCCGCGCCCCAAAGG gTCCGGTGGATTCGAGttctatattcaaattttgaagcaTTTACTAAGGATCAAGAATGGCTAATATCGTTACATGCAAAGCCAGAGAATGAGAAATTTGACTACGTGGAAGGCTTTGTGATCGTTGATGAAGCTCTAATCAACAACTGGAGATCATCCTTCTTCTCACCGGCTAATCCGGTTAAAATCTCCTCCTTTAACAACAAGCCAGATGGAGGAGTTTTATACTGCTTGGAGATCACAAAAAACTACCATGAAACCGCATCTCCCACCGTTGATCAG GAAGTTGAGGCGTTATTGAAGGAGCTGGATTACATACCCGAGTCGGTTTTCACAACGGACTTGGCTTACGTGGACTTTCTTGACCGGGTTCATAAGGCCGAGTTGAAACTCCGGTCAAAAGGCTTATGGGATGTTCCACATCCATGGCTCAACCTCTTCGTCCCCAAGTCAAGAATCGCCGATTTTGACCGAGGAATTTTCAAGGGCATTTTGGGAAATAACACCAGTGGGCCCATCCTCATCTACCCCATGAACAAGCACAA GTGGGACCCCAGGAGCTCCGCGGTGGTCCCGGAGGATGACGTGTTCTACCTAGTGGCCTTGCTCCGGTCGGCGTTGGACAACGGTGAGCCAACGCAGTCGTTGGAGTATTTAAGCGACCAGAATCATCAGATTTTGGCATTCTGCGCTAAGGAAGGGATCAAAGTGAAACAGTACCTGCCTCACTACACGACGGAGCGGGAATGGGCGGAGCATTTCGGCGATAAGTGGCCGGAGTTTCAGCAGAGGAAGATGAAGTTTGATCCACGTCATATTCTCGCCACCGGCCAGAGGATATTTCCGCCCTTTACGACGGTGAACGCGGCGGTTTCCCGGTag
- the LOC111806056 gene encoding thioredoxin H-type-like has translation MAQEGNVIACRSTSEWNAVLLKESGKLIVVHFTAPWCGPRRLIAPYFSQLAKNHPSVIFLEVDVDELKRVAFKWDIEALPTFIFLKRGQKSHRIVGTDRAALLRKIEELKTPAAAASTA, from the exons ATGGCTCAAGAAGGAAATGTGATTGCCTGTCGTAGTACTTCTGAATGGAATGCTGTATTGTTGAAAGAATCTGGAAAACTG ATTGTGGTGCATTTTACTGCTCCCTGGTGCGGGCCACGCCGTTTAATTGCTCCATATTTCTCACAATTGGCTAAGAATCATCCTAGTGTCATTTTCCTGGAAGTAGACGTCGATGAATTGAAA CGTGTTGCTTTCAAGTGGGATATTGAGGCATTACCGACGTTTATTTTCCTGAAAAGAGGGCAAAAATCTCACAGGATTGTTGGTACTGATAGAGCGGCGCTATTGAGGAAAATAGAAGAGCTTAAAACTCCAGCAGCTGCTGCTTCTACTGCTTAG
- the LOC111805241 gene encoding jacalin-related lectin 3-like isoform X1 gives MNSDGSRKIKPISAGPFGGTGGNYWDDGVFSTIRQLVICHGAGIDSIKIQYDVKGSSIWSDKHGGNGGTKTDTVKLDFPDEYLTMIRGHYGSFVSFDKVYVRSLTFMSNKRKFGPYGVELGTIFSFPATEGKIVGFHGRSGLYLDAIGVYLKPMPIQTPSKGMIQSPNYVACKAENEGYSIIQGSVGQNYDIVLALRQKDEFKKPLPNTISKQVSSSSSSESSDDESTDKRLVKKGPSKVENAVPCGPWGGSGGTTFDDGHYSGIREINVSRNVGIVYIKVLYAWDEESIWGTRAGGKGGFKHDKVVFDYPYEILTHVTGHYGPVMYMGPNVIKSLTFHTTKAKYGPFGEALGTPFSTNVKEGKIVGFHGRKGLFLDALGVHLVEGKVTPASRPPSSEIVPAARPPLLGNELVPWTKKVAPSKGGALEEITRGVVKEPAPCGPGPWGGDGGKPWDDGVFSGIKQIYLTRSLEAFCSIQIEYDRNKQSVWSVKHGGNSGTSIHRVKLDYPHEVLTCISGYYGYVGKGERQQVIKSLTFYTSRGKFGPFGEEIGHFFTSTTTEGKVVGFHGRSSLYLDAIGVHMQHWLGGQRASKSSMFKLF, from the exons ATG AATTCTGATGGTTCTCGAAAAATCAAGCCGATCTCGGCTGGTCCTTTTGGAGGAACAGGTGGAAATTATTGGGACGATGGAGTTTTTTCGACCATCAGGCAGCTGGTAATTTGCCATGGAGCTGGTATCGACTCGATCAAGATTCAATATGATGTGAAGGGAAGTTCGATTTGGTCAGATAAACATGGAGGAAACGGTGGCACTAAAACAGACACG GTGAAGCTCGATTTCCCGGACGAGTACTTGACTATGATCCGTGGACACTATGGTAGCTTTGTGTCGTTCGACAAAGTTTACGTTCGATCCCTGACTTTTATGAGCAACAAAAGGAAGTTCGGGCCGTATGGGGTCGAACTAGGAACGATTTTCTCGTTCCCAGCGACCGAGGGCAAGATTGTTGGGTTCCATGGCAGGAGTGGATTGTACCTGGATGCCATTGGAGTTTACCTAAAGCCTATGCCAATACAAACGCCATCTAAAGGAATGATTCAGTCACCGAATTACGTTGCTTGTAAGGCTGAAAACGAAGGCTATTCAATTATACAAGGAAGTGTTGGCcaaaattatgatattgttcttGCTCTACGACAGAAGGATGAATTCAAAAAGCCTCTTCCAAATACTATCTCGAAACAAGTATCTAGTTCCTCGAGCTCGGAATCGAGTGACGATGAATCCACAGACAAG AGGCTGGTGAAGAAGGGACCATCGAAAGTTGAAAATGCGGTACCGTGTGGACCGTGGGGTGGCTCGGGTGGAACTACATTTGATGATGGACATTACTCTGGTATTAGGGAAATTAATGTGTCGCGAAATGTCGGTATTGTTTATATAAAAGTTCTGTATGCTTGGGACGAGGAATCTATATGGGGAACCCGAGCAGGTGGAAAAGGAGGATTCAAACATGACAAG GTTGTTTTTGATTATCCCTATGAAATCTTGACTCATGTAACGGGACATTATGGGCCTGTAATGTACATGGGACCTAATGTTATCAAGTCACTCACATTCCATACTACAAAAGCCAAGTACGGGCCGTTCGGGGAGGCGCTAGGAACCCCGTTTAGTACCAACGTCAAGGAGGGAAAGATTGTTGGATTTCATGGCAGGAAAGGCTTGTTCCTAGACGCTCTTGGCGTGCACCTAGTCGAAGGAAAGGTGACCCCGGCGTCTCGTCCTCCCTCCAGTGAAATCGTTCCTGCTGCACGACCACCACTTCTTGGAAATGAGCTTGTCCCTTGGACTAAGAAAGTGGCACCTTCAAAAGGAGGAGCACTTGAAGAG ATTACTCGTGGTGTCGTAAAAGAACCGGCACCCTGTGGACCGGGACCGTGGGGCGGGGACGGGGGTAAACCATGGGATGATGGGGTATTCTCTGGCATTAAACAGATATACTTAACACGGTCTCTCGAAGCGTTTTGTTCGATTCAAATCGAATATGATCGAAACAAACAATCAGTTTGGTCAGTCAAGCATGGAGGAAACAGTGGAACAAGCATACATCGG GTAAAATTGGATTATCCACACGAAGTACTGACTTGTATATCGGGATATTACGGTTACGTCGGTAAAGGCGAGCGACAACAAGTTATAAAGTCGCTTACTTTTTACACAAGTAGGGGGAAGTTCGGTCCGTTCGGGGAGGAGATAGGGCACTTTTTCACGTCGACAACGACGGAGGGCAAAGTGGTTGGGTTCCATGGAAGAAGCAGCTTGTATTTGGATGCCATTGGAGTACACATGCAGCATTGGCTAGGAGGCCAAAGGGCATCCAAATCGTCTATGTTCAAACTGTTCTGA
- the LOC111805241 gene encoding pentatricopeptide repeat-containing protein At1g19720-like isoform X2: protein MEKLAIPCQTKPPISVPASIIKTKPLKFSSKPTQTTIFFTQKSSSKSNDDHLSYLCRHGLLREAISAIDSMSRHGSKLSTNMYINLLQTCIDADSIEVGRELHVRLCLVDQVNPFVETKLVSMYAKCGFLKDARKVFDEMPERNLYTWSAMIGAYSREQRWKEVVELFFLMMGDGVLPDAFLFPRIIQACGNCEDLETLKLMHSXCEELETLKLMHSVVIRCGLSCSMRVSNSILTALVKCGNLSLARKFFENMDERDEVSWNAIIAGYCRKGHGDEARTLLDTMNDQGFNPGLVTCNILIASYSQLGKCNLVIELKKKMESMGITPDVYTWTSMISGFAQSSRINLALDFFKEMILAGVEPNAVTITSVTSACASLKSLQKGLEIHCLAIKMGIAHQVLVGNSLIDMYSKCGKLEAAHHVFDTILEKDIYTWNSMIGGYCQGGYCGKAYELFMRLRESNVMPNVVTWNVMISGCIHNGDEDQAMNLFQMMENDEEVNPNTASWNSLIAGYHRLGEKNKALAIFRQMQSLNFNPNSVTILSILPVCANVMAEKKIKEIHGCVLRRNLESELPVANSLIDTYAKSGNIQYSRNIFDGMSSKDIITWNSIIAGYILHGCSDAAFHLFDQMKRFGIRPNRVKSSFFPAQNSDGSRKIKPISAGPFGGTGGNYWDDGVFSTIRQLVICHGAGIDSIKIQYDVKGSSIWSDKHGGNGGTKTDTVKLDFPDEYLTMIRGHYGSFVSFDKVYVRSLTFMSNKRKFGPYGVELGTIFSFPATEGKIVGFHGRSGLYLDAIGVYLKPMPIQTPSKGMIQSPNYVACKAENEGYSIIQGSVGQNYDIVLALRQKDEFKKPLPNTISKQVSSSSSSESSDDESTDKRLVKKGPSKVENAVPCGPWGGSGGTTFDDGHYSGIREINVSRNVGIVYIKVLYAWDEESIWGTRAGGKGGFKHDKVVFDYPYEILTHVTGHYGPVMYMGPNVIKSLTFHTTKAKYGPFGEALGTPFSTNVKEGKIVGFHGRKGLFLDALGVHLVEGKVTPASRPPSSEIVPAARPPLLGNELVPWTKKVAPSKGGALEEITRGVVKEPAPCGPGPWGGDGGKPWDDGVFSGIKQIYLTRSLEAFCSIQIEYDRNKQSVWSVKHGGNSGTSIHRVKLDYPHEVLTCISGYYGYVGKGERQQVIKSLTFYTSRGKFGPFGEEIGHFFTSTTTEGKVVGFHGRSSLYLDAIGVHMQHWLGGQRASKSSMFKLF, encoded by the exons ATGGAGAAACTGGCGATTCCTTGCCAAACAAAGCCTCCAATTTCCGTCCCCGCTTCAATTATCAAAACCAAACCCCTTAAATTCTCCTCAAAACCAACTCAAactactatatttttcaccCAGAAATCCAGTTCGAAGTCCAATGACGACCATTTGAGTTACCTTTGCCGCCATGGCCTCCTCCGAGAAGCCATATCCGCCATTGATTCAATGTCCAGACATGGGTCTAAGTTAAGCACCAACATGTATATCAATTTGCTTCAAACTTGCATAGATGCGGATTCTATTGAAGTGGGTCGTGAGCTTCATGTTCGTCTCTGTTTAGTCGATCAGGTGAACCCATTTGTTGAGACGAAGCTAGTTAGCATGTATGCGAAATGTGGGTTTCTAAAAGATGCACGtaaggtgtttgatgaaatgccgGAGAGAAATTTGTACACTTGGTCGGCAATGATAGGCGCATATTCAAGAGAGCAGAGATGGAAAGAAGTAgttgaacttttctttttgatgatGGGTGATGGAGTACTGCCTgatgcttttcttttcccaaGAATAATACAAGCTTGTGGGAATTGCGAGGATCTTGAAACTTTGAAGTTGATGCATTCTNAGTGCGAGGAGCTTGAAACTTTGAAGTTGATGCATTCTGTGGTTATTCGATGTGGGTTGAGTTGTTCTATGCGTGTAAGCAATTCTATTTTGACGGCATTGGTTAAATGTGGGAATTTGAGTTTGGCTAGGAAGTTCTTTGAGAACATGGACGAAAGAGATGAGGTCTCTTGGAATGCTATAATAGCTGGCTATTGTCGGAAGGGACATGGCGATGAAGCTAGGACGTTGCTCGACACGATGAACGATCAAGGATTCAACCCGGGTTTGGTTACTTGTAACATACTGATTGCTAGTTATAGCCAGTTGGGGAAATGTAATCTTGTTatagaattgaagaagaagatggaaagtATGGGGATCACTCCTGATGTCTATACTTGGACTTCGATGATTTCGGGTTTTGCTCAAAGCAGCAGGATTAATCTGGCATTGGATTTCTTCAAGGAGATGATTCTAGCAGGGGTTGAACCAAATGCTGTAACTATTACGAGCGTGACGTCGGCGTGTGCTTCCTTAAAATCGCTGCAAAAAGGACTGGAAATACATTGTTTAGCAATTAAAATGGGGATTGCTCATCAGGTATTGGTTGGGAATTCACTTATTGATATGTATTCTAAATGTGGAAAATTGGAAGCTGCTCATCATGTCTTTGAtacaattttagaaaaagatatttataCGTGGAACTCGATGATTGGAGGATATTGTCAGGGTGGATACTGTGGTAAAGCATATGAACTTTTTATGAGATTAAGGGAATCAAATGTAATGCCTAATGTTGTGACATGGAATGTGATGATATCAGGGTGTATACACAATGGAGATGAGGATCAAGCTATGAACCTCTTTCAAATGATGGAAAATGATGAGGAGGTTAATCCGAACACGGCGTCCTGGAATTCTCTGATTGCGGGGTACCACCGGCTCGGTGAAAAGAACAAAGCTCTAGCAATATTTCGACAAATGCAGTCTCTTAATTTTAATCCTAATTCAGTGACTATCTTGAGTATCTTACCAGTTTGTGCAAATGTAATggcagagaagaaaataaaggaaatcCATGGCTGTGTGTTGCGTAGAAACCTGGAATCGGAGCTTCCTGTTGCGAACTCGCTTATAGACACGTATGCCAAGTCGGGGAACATTCAATATTCAAGAAACATCTTTGATGGCATGTCGTCAAAAGATATTATCACCTGGAATTCAATTATTGCAGGATATATTTTACATGGTTGCTCAGATGCTGCATTTCATTTGTTCGATCAGATGAAAAGGTTTGGAATTAGGCCGAACCGAG TTAAAAGTTCGTTTTTTCCCGCGCAGAATTCTGATGGTTCTCGAAAAATCAAGCCGATCTCGGCTGGTCCTTTTGGAGGAACAGGTGGAAATTATTGGGACGATGGAGTTTTTTCGACCATCAGGCAGCTGGTAATTTGCCATGGAGCTGGTATCGACTCGATCAAGATTCAATATGATGTGAAGGGAAGTTCGATTTGGTCAGATAAACATGGAGGAAACGGTGGCACTAAAACAGACACG GTGAAGCTCGATTTCCCGGACGAGTACTTGACTATGATCCGTGGACACTATGGTAGCTTTGTGTCGTTCGACAAAGTTTACGTTCGATCCCTGACTTTTATGAGCAACAAAAGGAAGTTCGGGCCGTATGGGGTCGAACTAGGAACGATTTTCTCGTTCCCAGCGACCGAGGGCAAGATTGTTGGGTTCCATGGCAGGAGTGGATTGTACCTGGATGCCATTGGAGTTTACCTAAAGCCTATGCCAATACAAACGCCATCTAAAGGAATGATTCAGTCACCGAATTACGTTGCTTGTAAGGCTGAAAACGAAGGCTATTCAATTATACAAGGAAGTGTTGGCcaaaattatgatattgttcttGCTCTACGACAGAAGGATGAATTCAAAAAGCCTCTTCCAAATACTATCTCGAAACAAGTATCTAGTTCCTCGAGCTCGGAATCGAGTGACGATGAATCCACAGACAAG AGGCTGGTGAAGAAGGGACCATCGAAAGTTGAAAATGCGGTACCGTGTGGACCGTGGGGTGGCTCGGGTGGAACTACATTTGATGATGGACATTACTCTGGTATTAGGGAAATTAATGTGTCGCGAAATGTCGGTATTGTTTATATAAAAGTTCTGTATGCTTGGGACGAGGAATCTATATGGGGAACCCGAGCAGGTGGAAAAGGAGGATTCAAACATGACAAG GTTGTTTTTGATTATCCCTATGAAATCTTGACTCATGTAACGGGACATTATGGGCCTGTAATGTACATGGGACCTAATGTTATCAAGTCACTCACATTCCATACTACAAAAGCCAAGTACGGGCCGTTCGGGGAGGCGCTAGGAACCCCGTTTAGTACCAACGTCAAGGAGGGAAAGATTGTTGGATTTCATGGCAGGAAAGGCTTGTTCCTAGACGCTCTTGGCGTGCACCTAGTCGAAGGAAAGGTGACCCCGGCGTCTCGTCCTCCCTCCAGTGAAATCGTTCCTGCTGCACGACCACCACTTCTTGGAAATGAGCTTGTCCCTTGGACTAAGAAAGTGGCACCTTCAAAAGGAGGAGCACTTGAAGAG ATTACTCGTGGTGTCGTAAAAGAACCGGCACCCTGTGGACCGGGACCGTGGGGCGGGGACGGGGGTAAACCATGGGATGATGGGGTATTCTCTGGCATTAAACAGATATACTTAACACGGTCTCTCGAAGCGTTTTGTTCGATTCAAATCGAATATGATCGAAACAAACAATCAGTTTGGTCAGTCAAGCATGGAGGAAACAGTGGAACAAGCATACATCGG GTAAAATTGGATTATCCACACGAAGTACTGACTTGTATATCGGGATATTACGGTTACGTCGGTAAAGGCGAGCGACAACAAGTTATAAAGTCGCTTACTTTTTACACAAGTAGGGGGAAGTTCGGTCCGTTCGGGGAGGAGATAGGGCACTTTTTCACGTCGACAACGACGGAGGGCAAAGTGGTTGGGTTCCATGGAAGAAGCAGCTTGTATTTGGATGCCATTGGAGTACACATGCAGCATTGGCTAGGAGGCCAAAGGGCATCCAAATCGTCTATGTTCAAACTGTTCTGA